Genomic DNA from Pigmentiphaga litoralis:
TCAATACTGAGCAGGCGTCAGAAGTCATGGCCCTGTACCTGGGCGTGGCGACCGGCTCGCCCGTCCATCATTCCATCATCGTGCACCTGGACAATCAGGTGCCGGTGCAGCTGGAAGACCGCTACACCAATCCCGCGGTCGCCCCCGACTACCTGTCGCAGGACTTCACGCAGCAGACCCCCAACGCCTACCTGTCACGCGTCGCCCCCTTGGGCGCGGCGGAGCACACGGTAGAAGCCATCACACCGTCGCCCGAGATGGCGCAGTGGCTGGCGCTGGCCCCTGGTGAAGCGTGCCTGCAGGTCAATCGCCGCACGTGGTCGCAGGGCGAGGTCGCCACCTTTGCGCGGCTGATTCATCCAGGCTCGCGATACCGGCTGGGCGGCGGTATGGTGGTGCTGCACCCGCCGGCAGGCAAGGCTGCCTTCAAGCGCGTGCGCTGACGTCGCAGACCGCGTCATCAACCCGGCACGACCGCCCCCGCACGATCCCGCCAGCACCACGGCATTCCGCAACATCCACTTCCGCAGCATCCGCAATCCGCTCCACCCGATCAGAGAAACCGGCACGACCGGCAGACGGGAGACACCGTGTTTACGCATCACCACCCGGCATGACCCAAGGGTCGTGCCGGCAAGCATCTTGTCAATCTGGAGAGTCACATGAAAGCAGGCATCAAGATCGTCGCCAGCGTCGTTGCGCTGGTGTCCGGGATCGCAGCCACCGCGGGCGTCGTCGCCAGCGCATCGGCCGCCGAGCCCTTTCCGAACAAGCCCGTCCGCATCATCGTGCCGTTCGGCCCGGCGGGTATCGCCGACAATCTGCCGCGCATCGTGGGCCAGCGATTGTCCGAACAATGGGGCGTTCCCGTCATCGTGGAAAACCGTGCGGGCGCGGCGGGCAACATCGGCATGGAAGCGGGCGCGCGTGCGGCGCCGGACGGCTACACCCTGACACTGGCGCCGTCGGGCAACCTGACGGTGAACCCGCTGCTGTTCCCGAAGCTGACCTTCAACACCGCCAAAGACCTGTCGCCGGTGACCGTGCTGGCCACGTCGCCCAACGTGCTGGTCGTCAATGCGTCATTGCCGGTCAAGACGATGCCGGAGCTGATCTCGTATGCCAAGGCCAACCCCGGCAAGCTCAACTATTCGTCGCCGGGCACCGGCACGGGCGCGCATCTGGCCGGTGAACTGCTGAACATCAGCGCTGGCATCGATGCCGTGCACGTGCCCTACAACGCGATGGCGTCGGCCGTGAACGACGTGCTGAGCGGCCAGGTGCAGATGATGTTCGCGGGCGTGTCCACGATCGTGCAGCACGTCCAGTCGGGCCGCCTGCGTGCCCTGGCCGTGGCGGGTCCCAAGCGCCTGGCGGTGCTGCCGGATGTGCCTACCGTGATCGAAAGCGGCTATCCCGGTTTTGACGTGACCTCGTGGTACGGATTGGTGATTCCATCGGCCACGCCACCGGCCATCGTGCAGAAGCTGCAGCAGGACATTGCGGGCGTGTTGAAGCAGGACGACATCAAGGCCAAGTTCGCGGCCATGGGTGTTGATCCGCTGGGCAATACGCCTGCCGAGTTCGGCCGCATGATCCAGGTCGAAACCAAGAAGTGGACGGACATCGTCCGCCAAGCCAACATCCAACCGCTGGAGTAAGCGCGCCATGCAATCCATAGACATCACTTACCTGAACGGCCCCGACGTCAAGGCGCTTGCGCTGACCGATGCCGAAATCCTGGCCGCCGTGGAGTCGGCGCTCGATGCCCAAGGCCGCGGCGAAACGGTCATTGAACCGCGCATGCACCTGGTGCCGGAATCGTCCGACAAGGGTCACTTCAATGTGCTGCGCGGCTACATCAAGCCGCTGCACGTGGCCGGCGTGAAGGTGGTGAGCGACTTCGTCGACAACTACAAGGTGGGCCTGCCATCGGAAATGGCGCTGCTGAACCTCTTCGATCCGGACACCGGCAAGCCGCTGGCCGTGGTGGACGCCACCGCCATCACCGACATGCGCACGGGCGCCATGACCGCACTCGGCGCCAAGCACCTGGCGCGCAAGAACAGCAAGATCCTCGGGCACATTGGTGCGCGTGGCACGTCGTACTGGAACGTGCGGCTGCTCGATAGCCTGTACGACTTCGACGAGATCCGCGTGCATTCGCGCCGTCCAGAAAGCCGGGAAGCGTTTGCGGCGCGGCTCGAACAGGACCTGGGCAAGCCCATCATTGTGACCACGGACTGGGAGTCGTGCGTGCGCGGCGCCGACATCGTGGTCGAAGCCTCGCGCCTGCCCGAGCCCACGCCCATGCTCAAGACTGAATGGATCAAGCCGGGCGCTTTCGTCGTGCCTTACGGCACCATGAGCGCGGTCGAATTGTCATTGACCGACATCATGAGCAAGATGGTGGTGGATGACTGGGGCCAGTGCCGCAAGGGCCTGCCGTTTGGCGCGCTGCGGCCGCATGTCGAAAGCGATCGCCTGAGTGAACAGAACCTGCATGCCGAACTCGGCCAGATCGTGGCGGGCAAGAAATCGGGCCGCGAGAATGACGACGAGACCATCCTGTTCTGGCACCGCGGCCTGTCGACCACCGACATTGCGCTCGGCCACGCCATGCTCATGAAGGCCCGCGCCATGGGCCTGGGCCAGACCCTCAAGTTCGCCTGATCAAGCTTTCTTAGCCGAGACCGCACCCATGGACACGCCCGCGCCACAGTACGACAAGCAGGACCTTCGCAGCTTCCTGACGGAGTACGAAGCAAGCCACCCGGACCAGGTGATGCGGGTCTCGCAAGAGGTCGCTCTGGACTACGACACGGTGGCGCTGGCGTTCGAACTCGAGGCGCGCAAGCAAAGTCCGGTGTTGATCTTCGACAAGGTGGCGGGCTCGCGTTTTCCGGTGCTGATGAATCTGTTCGGCGCGCGCGACCGCTATGCGGCGGCACTGGGCGTGACGGTGCAACAGCTGCCGCAGGCCTGGGCGTCGACCGACACCCGGCCGCTTCCTCCGGATGTCCTGACAACCGGACCGGTCAAGGAAGTGGTGCTGACGGGCGACGATGTCGACCTGGGCTATTTGCCCATCATGCGCAACTTTGTCGAAGACGGCGGCCCGTATGTGACCAATGCCATGTTCATCGCCAAAGACCCGGAAACGGGCGTGCGCAACGCATCCTTCCACCGGCTGCATGTGAAGGGCAAGACGCGCTTCGGCACCAGCCTGCACAGCCGCCGTCACTTGTGGAATTACGCCCGCAAGGCGAAGGCGATGGGGCTGACCGAATTGCCGGTGGTGGTCGTGATCGGCTGCCATCCGCTGATCACGATCGGGTCCGGCTTGTGGAAGGGCCCCATCGATGCCGACGAATACGAGGCAGCCGGTGGCTTTCTGGGCGAGCCGCTCAAGGTGGTGGAAGGCGTGACCGGCCCGGTCGAGATTCCCGCGTTCGCGGAGATCGCGATAGAAGGCCGGCTGCTGCTGGACGCCGATGAAGACGAAGGCCCCTTCGGGGAATTTACCGGCTACGCGTCCGAACGGTCGACGCGCCATGCGCTGGAAGTGACCGCCATCCTGCACCGCAAGGACGCGTTCTATCACACGATGGTGGGCGGGATATCGGACGAGCACACGATGCTGTTGGGCATCTCGCAGGAAGCGCGGCAGCTCAAGACGCTGCGGGTGCAGTACCCGAACGTGACGGCCGTGCACTATCCCAAGTCAGGCACCTGCCTGCTGCACCTGTATGTGTCAGTCAAGGATCCTGCGCCCGGCGAAGCGCGCAATATCGCCCTGGCCGCCCTGGGCGACAACCTGAGCCTGAAGCTGGTGGTGGTCGTTGACGATGACATCGATGTGTTCAACGAGCAGCAAGTGATCTGGGCGATGGCCACGCGATTCCAGGCGGATACCGACACCGAAACGATCAAGGTCGGCATGGGTGCCATCCTGGATCCGTCCAATCACGCGGGGCAGACGGCCAAGCTGATCATCGACGCCACCATCAAGAAAAAGCCGTTCCCGCGCAGGCACTCCTTGCCCCGGGAGGCGACCGAAGGAGCCCGCCGTTTGGCGGATGCCTTGCTGAGATAGTTGAGGACTGCAAGGGTTTGTCCCGTGCCCTGACGACAGGCAAGGCTCCCTATACTGCCGCGTGGACCTCAAACAACTCGAATACTTCATCCGCGTCGCAGAGCTGGGCGGTTTCACGCGAGCTTCCATCGCGCTCGACATCGCGCAGCCTGCGCTCAGCCGGCAGGTGCGTCAGCTCGAAGTCGAGCTGGGCCATACGCTGCTCATCCGCAACGGGCGGGGCGTGACCCTGACCGAGTCCGGCAAGCAATTGCTGGAGCATGCACGCGGCATCCTGTATCAGGTCTCGCGCACGCGCGAAGAATTGGGCCGCGTCAGCGGCGCGCTGGCGGGACGCGTGGCCGTGGGGCTGCCGCCTTGCTTTGCCAAGATCCTGACGGTGCCCCTGACCCGCGCGGTGCGCGAGCGCATGCCCAACGCCACGCTGTCGATTACCGAGAACCTGTCGACGTCCTTGCATGAGTCGCTGGTGAGCGGCCGGCTCGACATCGCCTTGCTGTACAACCCGCCCGCATCGGCCGACATTGAAAGCACGGTACTGCTGGAAGAGAACTTCTACTTCGTGACCCGCGCGCAGGACAGCGACGGCGCGGACAGCATTCCGCTGCGCGACGTGGCCAATCATGCGCTGGTGATCCCGACGCGGCCCAACACGATCCGCATGCTGGTCGAGACCGAGCTTGCGCGGCTGAGCAAACGTCCCCGCATCGCGCTTGAGATCGATGGCATTGCCGCCATCCTGGATCTGGTGGCCGATGGTGCGGGGGCCGCGGTGTTGTCCAGGAACGCGGTGGACACGGCCGAACGGCGGCACCTGTTCCATGCCGTGCCCATCGTCGATCCCCACCTGCGCGCCCGCCTTGCGGTCGGCGTCAGCGCACGGCGGCCCGCCACGCTGACGCAGCAGGCCATGCAGTCGGTGGTGCGCGAACTCGTCAGTACGCTGCTGGAGAACCCGGTGACGGTGTCGGAACCGGCGCCGGCGTAAGTGACGACGCGGGCGACGACGCAAGCGACGACGCAAGTGACGACACAAGCGACGCCGCACGGCGTGCATGCGCGGCCAGCATCCAGTCGAGCCCGGCCGACGTGCCACCGCGCGCCGATGACCGCGGGTGGTATTCGCACCCGGTCCACCCCGTGTAGCCGGACTCGTCGATCAGATCGAACAGATACCCATACGACAGTTCGCCCGTATCGGGCTCGTGCCGATCCGGCACACCGGCGATCTGCAGATGTCCGATGCGGCCGGTCGGCAGATAGGTGCGCAGCTTCTGCGCAACGTCGCCCTCGACGATCTGGCAGTGATACAGATCCATCTGCACTTTCAGGTTGGCCGCACCCACCGCTTTGAGGATGTCGTGCGCATCGTCCTGCCGGCTCAACATAAAGCCCGGCATGTCCCGCGGGTTGATCGGTTCGATCAGGATGTCGCGGCCTGCCGCACGGGCCTGGGCACAGCACCAGATCAGGTTGTCGATGAAGGTGGCGCGCAGGCGCTGCAGATCGGCGCCGGGCGGCACGATGCCCGCCATGACATGCAGCCGGCGACAGGACAGCACATGGGCGTATTCCAGCGCGCGCAGAAAGCCGTCGCGGAACTCGGCTTTCCGATCGGGCAGACAGGCAATGCCCCGTTCATCGGGATGCGCGCGCGGCGTGGCATTGAAGAACACCAGTTCCAGGCCATGGTCCCGCAGGCGCGTGCTGAGTTGCGTCGCACGGTAGGCGTAGGGAAAGAAGAACTCCACGCCCTCGAACCCGTCATTCGCCGCCGCTTCGAAACGGTCCAGGAAGTCGAGTTCCGGATACAGCATCGTCAGGTTGGCAGCGAATCTGGGCATGGGAGAAGGACCTGGGCTAGCGCTCGATTGGGGTTGTGCTGATGGTTGACGATTGCAACTGATCAAGGACGGTGTCGATATCGGGCGCCGACGGGGCATCCTTGAATTGGTCGAGCCGGCGATAGATCTCGGCCGCGCCTTCATGAAAGCCCGGTGGCAGTCCGGCGGCGGCAAAGCTGGCGGCGATCTCTTCCATTTCCGCCACCCAGCGCCAGGCCTTGTCCGCCTTGGCAGCGACCTCGGCAGACCGTTTGACGGTGGGCGTGCTCGATAGCTGCCATTCGACCAGCAGCGCCTGTTCCACGCCTTCATGGCGGGCCAGCGCGCGGATGTTGGCGAGCAGGGCGGTCGCACCCTTGGACCACGCGGCATAGCAGACCTTCAGGGCCGACGCGCTGCCCGGCGGGCCGTCGATCGCGATGGCCTGCAAGGGACTCCCTTCGAACAGGGCGGCGACCGATGCGGCATCGTTTCCGCACAGGTACAGGCGGGTCGATCCGGCGGTCCTGGGCGGCTGCCCCACGATGCCGCCATCGACAAAGCCCGCCGCGCTGGCAACGGCCTGCGCCACTTCGCGCGCGGTATCGGGCGAGATCGCATTGGCGTCGACATAGATGCCCTTGAAGCCCAGCGCCGCGACTTCCTGTGCAAGTTCCAGTGCGCCATGCGGCGGGCAGATCGACAGGATGATGTCGGCGCTGTCGACCAGCGTTTGCAGGCTGCCGCAGTCTTCCAGACCGGCTGCATCGGCCCGCCGGCGCGTGGCATCGCTGCGTCCTTCAGATGTCCACAGAACACGATGCCCGAGTCCGCGCAGGCAGGCGCCAACGGCGGCGCCCATCGCACCGGGATGAAGGATGGCCAGGGTGGAAGAGGACATGGTGGCTCCTGCTGCGGGAAAAGGGACTGTCACTATAGCTGCGTCACACCGGCGTCAGTACCTTGCCGGTATCGAAGTACGCCGCCAGGTTGTCCCCCACCAGCCGTTCCATGTCGGCGCGCGATTCCCGCGTAAAGCCCGCAATGTGCGACATCAGCACGACCTGGTCCAGGGTCAGCAACGGCTCCGGCACATTCGGTTCGTTCTCGTAGACGTCCAGGCCGGCACCGCCCAGCCGGCCTTCCTGCAGGGCCGAGACCAGCGCGGCTTCGTCCACCACGCTGCCGCGCGCGATGTTGACCACGATGCCTTGCGGGCCAAGTGCATCCAGAATCTCGGCCGACACCAGGTGCTTCGTTGCAGCGCCACCGACACAAGCCACCACCAGAAAGTCAGCCCATTCGGCAAGTTCGCGCAATGAGGCCACGTGCTCGTGCGGCG
This window encodes:
- the hutC gene encoding histidine utilization repressor, which produces MSPTHSAALQAPYARIKMHVLSKIDSGEWQVGARVPSEHQLAAEFGVSRMTARRAILELTQDGVLMRSQGIGTFVADRKPMLSVLEVRNIADEIAERGHRYSNQVILLNTEQASEVMALYLGVATGSPVHHSIIVHLDNQVPVQLEDRYTNPAVAPDYLSQDFTQQTPNAYLSRVAPLGAAEHTVEAITPSPEMAQWLALAPGEACLQVNRRTWSQGEVATFARLIHPGSRYRLGGGMVVLHPPAGKAAFKRVR
- a CDS encoding tripartite tricarboxylate transporter substrate binding protein codes for the protein MKAGIKIVASVVALVSGIAATAGVVASASAAEPFPNKPVRIIVPFGPAGIADNLPRIVGQRLSEQWGVPVIVENRAGAAGNIGMEAGARAAPDGYTLTLAPSGNLTVNPLLFPKLTFNTAKDLSPVTVLATSPNVLVVNASLPVKTMPELISYAKANPGKLNYSSPGTGTGAHLAGELLNISAGIDAVHVPYNAMASAVNDVLSGQVQMMFAGVSTIVQHVQSGRLRALAVAGPKRLAVLPDVPTVIESGYPGFDVTSWYGLVIPSATPPAIVQKLQQDIAGVLKQDDIKAKFAAMGVDPLGNTPAEFGRMIQVETKKWTDIVRQANIQPLE
- a CDS encoding ornithine cyclodeaminase family protein, producing MQSIDITYLNGPDVKALALTDAEILAAVESALDAQGRGETVIEPRMHLVPESSDKGHFNVLRGYIKPLHVAGVKVVSDFVDNYKVGLPSEMALLNLFDPDTGKPLAVVDATAITDMRTGAMTALGAKHLARKNSKILGHIGARGTSYWNVRLLDSLYDFDEIRVHSRRPESREAFAARLEQDLGKPIIVTTDWESCVRGADIVVEASRLPEPTPMLKTEWIKPGAFVVPYGTMSAVELSLTDIMSKMVVDDWGQCRKGLPFGALRPHVESDRLSEQNLHAELGQIVAGKKSGRENDDETILFWHRGLSTTDIALGHAMLMKARAMGLGQTLKFA
- a CDS encoding UbiD family decarboxylase — translated: MDTPAPQYDKQDLRSFLTEYEASHPDQVMRVSQEVALDYDTVALAFELEARKQSPVLIFDKVAGSRFPVLMNLFGARDRYAAALGVTVQQLPQAWASTDTRPLPPDVLTTGPVKEVVLTGDDVDLGYLPIMRNFVEDGGPYVTNAMFIAKDPETGVRNASFHRLHVKGKTRFGTSLHSRRHLWNYARKAKAMGLTELPVVVVIGCHPLITIGSGLWKGPIDADEYEAAGGFLGEPLKVVEGVTGPVEIPAFAEIAIEGRLLLDADEDEGPFGEFTGYASERSTRHALEVTAILHRKDAFYHTMVGGISDEHTMLLGISQEARQLKTLRVQYPNVTAVHYPKSGTCLLHLYVSVKDPAPGEARNIALAALGDNLSLKLVVVVDDDIDVFNEQQVIWAMATRFQADTDTETIKVGMGAILDPSNHAGQTAKLIIDATIKKKPFPRRHSLPREATEGARRLADALLR
- a CDS encoding LysR substrate-binding domain-containing protein; this encodes MDLKQLEYFIRVAELGGFTRASIALDIAQPALSRQVRQLEVELGHTLLIRNGRGVTLTESGKQLLEHARGILYQVSRTREELGRVSGALAGRVAVGLPPCFAKILTVPLTRAVRERMPNATLSITENLSTSLHESLVSGRLDIALLYNPPASADIESTVLLEENFYFVTRAQDSDGADSIPLRDVANHALVIPTRPNTIRMLVETELARLSKRPRIALEIDGIAAILDLVADGAGAAVLSRNAVDTAERRHLFHAVPIVDPHLRARLAVGVSARRPATLTQQAMQSVVRELVSTLLENPVTVSEPAPA
- the otnI gene encoding 2-oxo-tetronate isomerase, translated to MPRFAANLTMLYPELDFLDRFEAAANDGFEGVEFFFPYAYRATQLSTRLRDHGLELVFFNATPRAHPDERGIACLPDRKAEFRDGFLRALEYAHVLSCRRLHVMAGIVPPGADLQRLRATFIDNLIWCCAQARAAGRDILIEPINPRDMPGFMLSRQDDAHDILKAVGAANLKVQMDLYHCQIVEGDVAQKLRTYLPTGRIGHLQIAGVPDRHEPDTGELSYGYLFDLIDESGYTGWTGCEYHPRSSARGGTSAGLDWMLAAHARRAASLVSSLASSLASSPASSLTPAPVPTPSPGSPAAY
- a CDS encoding NAD(P)-dependent oxidoreductase; protein product: MSSSTLAILHPGAMGAAVGACLRGLGHRVLWTSEGRSDATRRRADAAGLEDCGSLQTLVDSADIILSICPPHGALELAQEVAALGFKGIYVDANAISPDTAREVAQAVASAAGFVDGGIVGQPPRTAGSTRLYLCGNDAASVAALFEGSPLQAIAIDGPPGSASALKVCYAAWSKGATALLANIRALARHEGVEQALLVEWQLSSTPTVKRSAEVAAKADKAWRWVAEMEEIAASFAAAGLPPGFHEGAAEIYRRLDQFKDAPSAPDIDTVLDQLQSSTISTTPIER